One genomic region from Quercus robur chromosome 4, dhQueRobu3.1, whole genome shotgun sequence encodes:
- the LOC126721443 gene encoding serine/threonine-protein phosphatase 7 long form homolog, translating to MYQDPGPLKCRSRNDEFQKRRRIVVDDRIVDIVKRVGLEGLYRTPCREIDHNLITAFVERWRPETHTFHLPHGETTITLQDVEVLLGIPIDGEAIVGTTDLTWAAECQSMLGIATNGTLLKGQRIQIKKLLEKIDEGLPNGVAKVVVHQYERYYILALLANTIFADKFGDRVHTMWLQMLRDLRNPPQYSWESTCLAWLYRELCRATDRGAS from the exons ATGTATCAA GATCCGGGGCCACTGAAATGCCGCAGTCGTAATGACGAGTTTCAAAAACGACGCCGGATAGTGGTGGATGATCGTATCGTCGACATTGTCAAGAGAGTTGGATTAGAGGGGCTGTATAGGACCCCATGTAGAGAGATTGATCATAACTTGATAACGGCCTTCGTTGAGCGATGGCGGCCTGAAACCCACACCTTCCACCTGCCACATGGTGAGACAACGATCACATTACAAGATGTGGAAGTTCTTTTGGGGATTCCAATCGATGGTGAGGCAATTGTTGGAACAACTGACTTGACATGGGCTGCTGAATGTCAAAGTATGCTTGGAATTGCTACTAATGGTACTCTGCTTAAAGGACAAAGGATCCAAATTAAGAAGCTACTAGAAAAAATTGACGAAGGGTTGCCCAATGGTGTAGCAAAGGTGGTTGTGCATCAATATGAACGGTATTATATTCTAGCACTCCTGGCAAACACAATTTTCGCCGACAAGTTTGGTGATAGGGTGCATACGATGTGGTTGCAGATGTTGAGGGACCTTCGCAATCCACCTCAGTACAGTTGGGAGAGCACTTGCCTTGCATGGTTGTACAGAGAGTTATGCAGGGCAACCGACAGAGGTGCCAGTTAG